The following proteins are encoded in a genomic region of Sparus aurata chromosome 23, fSpaAur1.1, whole genome shotgun sequence:
- the eps8l1a gene encoding epidermal growth factor receptor kinase substrate 8-like protein 1a isoform X1 — translation MRQKSVQLEPMGGPRGLNGPSPNHSTGLDDEGVHAAEACMSAPPPVVPRKHSGVRVMLTPGEQPPPGGLPIYKDSGKVNGDNGESNNTSLLNAAREVEILNHCFDDVERFMSRLQQTAEAQSILNQRGKRTRSRKSKKKQNQDDDLLTMKACPPSEEEFVDIFQKIKYSLSLLDRLKSSITQPDAPELLHPIFVPLGLMVKTTGGPELGTSVVSPAMTSGAVSLLQEHLTEGEKGLWTSLGPNWTSPRSQLSVSVPPYTPVFLDGWQPPVSDSTSQTLEDPIESQHKQDAFRESRAAQTLQNQAQQTAEGHAEDSDDVNGSSLPPEGERLYCCSYDFVARNSSELSVLQGETLEVIESSKRWWKCRNRFDQIGFVPFNILEPLSALNNTGRDSPVVRRQSTRTALSPRSKYFSYAPQSPIGTSPTSPLRPQSMVLPSTTMQGEDSDRVLIMNDELLQRLAEKRGSVRRVVPRTADTSVPLNYHSPSAEVEAWLTSKGFSQQTIQSLGILTGAQLFSLNKEELRTVSPEEGARVYSQILIQKTLLEDVRKATELETAMEKQKLKIDQ, via the exons ATGAGGCAGAAGTCAGTGCAACTGGAGCCAATGGGAGGACCGAGGGGGCTGAACGGCCCTTCCCCAAATCATTCAACGGGGCTGGACGACGAAGGAGTACACGCTGCtgaggcttgt ATGTCTGCACCACCTCCTGTGGTCCCGAGAAAGCATTCAGGGGTCCGAGTCATGCTAACTCCAGGAGAGCAGCCTCCTCCTGGTGGCCTTCCCATCTACAAAGATTCTGGAAAAG TGAATGGTGACAATGGGGAGTCAAATAATACATCTCTACTGAATGCAGCGAGAGAAGTG GAGATTCTGAACCACTGCTTTGATGATGTGGAGCGATTCATGTCACGCTTGCAGCAGACAGCTGAGGCCCAGAGCATTCTCAACCAGAGGGGGAAGAGGACGAGAAGCAGGAAGAGCAAGAAGAAGCAGAATCAAGATG ATGATTTGTTGACCATGAAAGCCTGCCCTCCATCAGAGGAAGAATTTGTGGATATCTTTCAGAAAATCAAGTACTCCCTCAGTCTGCTG GACCGCCTGAAGTCATCCATCACACAGCCTGATGCACCGGAGCTTTTGCATCCCATCTTTGTGCCTCTTGGACTG ATGGTGAAAACCACTGGAGGGCCAGAGTTAGGTACATCAGTGGTCAGTCCTGCTATGACCAGTGGTGCTGTTTCACTGCTCCAAGAGCATCTGACCGAGGGGGAAAAGGGGCTGTGGACTTCATTAGGGCCCAACTGGACTTCACCCCG TTCACAACTTAGTGTGTCTGTTCCTCCATACACACCTGTCTTCCTGGATGGGTGGCAGCCTCCGGTGTCTGACTCAACTAGCCAGACTTTAGAGGATCCCATCGAGTCGCAGCACAAACAAGATGCCTTCAGGGAAAGTAGGGCGGCACAAACTCTACAGAACCAAGCACAACAGACAGCGGAAGGCCATGCGGAAGACAGTGATGATGT AAATGGAAGTAGCCTTCCGCCTGAGGGTGAGAGACTTTACTGCTGCAGTTATGACTTTGTGGCTCGAAACAGCAGTGAACTCTCTGTGCTACAAGGAGAAACACTAGAG GTAATCGAGTCATCAAAACGATGGTGGAAGTGTCGAAATCGCTTTGATCAGATAGGATTTGTTCCCTTTAATATCCTGGAGCCCCTGTCTGCTCTGAATAACACTGGGAGAGACAGCCCAGTGGTACGCAGACAGTCAACG AGGACGGCCCTTTCCCCTCGGTCAAAGTACTTCTCATATGCTCCACAAAGTCCAATTGGGACCAGTCCAACAAGCCCATTGCGACCACAGAGCATGGTTTTACCTTCAACAACAATGCAGGGAGAGGACAGTGACCGAG TCCTGATAATGAATGATGAGCTACTTCAGCGGCTGGCTGAGAAAAGAGGCTCAGTCCGTCGAGTGGTCCCCCGCACAGCTGACACTTCTGTCCCCCTGAACTATCACTCACCGTCTGCCGAGGTGGAGGCCTGGCTCACCAGCAAGGGCTTCAGTCAGCA GACGATTCAGAGTCTGGGCATTCTAACTGGAGCGCAGCTGTTTTCCCTGAATAAAGAGGAGCTCCGCACTGTGTCACCAGAGGAAGGTGCAAGAGTTTACAGCCAAATTCTGATACAGAAGACCCTCCTGGAG GATGTACGCAAAGCCACAGAGCTAGAGACTGCGATGGAGAAGCAAAAGCTGAAGATTGACCAATAA
- the eps8l1a gene encoding epidermal growth factor receptor kinase substrate 8-like protein 1a isoform X2 has product MSAPPPVVPRKHSGVRVMLTPGEQPPPGGLPIYKDSGKVNGDNGESNNTSLLNAAREVEILNHCFDDVERFMSRLQQTAEAQSILNQRGKRTRSRKSKKKQNQDDDLLTMKACPPSEEEFVDIFQKIKYSLSLLDRLKSSITQPDAPELLHPIFVPLGLMVKTTGGPELGTSVVSPAMTSGAVSLLQEHLTEGEKGLWTSLGPNWTSPRSQLSVSVPPYTPVFLDGWQPPVSDSTSQTLEDPIESQHKQDAFRESRAAQTLQNQAQQTAEGHAEDSDDVNGSSLPPEGERLYCCSYDFVARNSSELSVLQGETLEVIESSKRWWKCRNRFDQIGFVPFNILEPLSALNNTGRDSPVVRRQSTRTALSPRSKYFSYAPQSPIGTSPTSPLRPQSMVLPSTTMQGEDSDRVLIMNDELLQRLAEKRGSVRRVVPRTADTSVPLNYHSPSAEVEAWLTSKGFSQQTIQSLGILTGAQLFSLNKEELRTVSPEEGARVYSQILIQKTLLEVCRLFALAVLCVFVCVFVWLCLGPGFLRWLFAQP; this is encoded by the exons ATGTCTGCACCACCTCCTGTGGTCCCGAGAAAGCATTCAGGGGTCCGAGTCATGCTAACTCCAGGAGAGCAGCCTCCTCCTGGTGGCCTTCCCATCTACAAAGATTCTGGAAAAG TGAATGGTGACAATGGGGAGTCAAATAATACATCTCTACTGAATGCAGCGAGAGAAGTG GAGATTCTGAACCACTGCTTTGATGATGTGGAGCGATTCATGTCACGCTTGCAGCAGACAGCTGAGGCCCAGAGCATTCTCAACCAGAGGGGGAAGAGGACGAGAAGCAGGAAGAGCAAGAAGAAGCAGAATCAAGATG ATGATTTGTTGACCATGAAAGCCTGCCCTCCATCAGAGGAAGAATTTGTGGATATCTTTCAGAAAATCAAGTACTCCCTCAGTCTGCTG GACCGCCTGAAGTCATCCATCACACAGCCTGATGCACCGGAGCTTTTGCATCCCATCTTTGTGCCTCTTGGACTG ATGGTGAAAACCACTGGAGGGCCAGAGTTAGGTACATCAGTGGTCAGTCCTGCTATGACCAGTGGTGCTGTTTCACTGCTCCAAGAGCATCTGACCGAGGGGGAAAAGGGGCTGTGGACTTCATTAGGGCCCAACTGGACTTCACCCCG TTCACAACTTAGTGTGTCTGTTCCTCCATACACACCTGTCTTCCTGGATGGGTGGCAGCCTCCGGTGTCTGACTCAACTAGCCAGACTTTAGAGGATCCCATCGAGTCGCAGCACAAACAAGATGCCTTCAGGGAAAGTAGGGCGGCACAAACTCTACAGAACCAAGCACAACAGACAGCGGAAGGCCATGCGGAAGACAGTGATGATGT AAATGGAAGTAGCCTTCCGCCTGAGGGTGAGAGACTTTACTGCTGCAGTTATGACTTTGTGGCTCGAAACAGCAGTGAACTCTCTGTGCTACAAGGAGAAACACTAGAG GTAATCGAGTCATCAAAACGATGGTGGAAGTGTCGAAATCGCTTTGATCAGATAGGATTTGTTCCCTTTAATATCCTGGAGCCCCTGTCTGCTCTGAATAACACTGGGAGAGACAGCCCAGTGGTACGCAGACAGTCAACG AGGACGGCCCTTTCCCCTCGGTCAAAGTACTTCTCATATGCTCCACAAAGTCCAATTGGGACCAGTCCAACAAGCCCATTGCGACCACAGAGCATGGTTTTACCTTCAACAACAATGCAGGGAGAGGACAGTGACCGAG TCCTGATAATGAATGATGAGCTACTTCAGCGGCTGGCTGAGAAAAGAGGCTCAGTCCGTCGAGTGGTCCCCCGCACAGCTGACACTTCTGTCCCCCTGAACTATCACTCACCGTCTGCCGAGGTGGAGGCCTGGCTCACCAGCAAGGGCTTCAGTCAGCA GACGATTCAGAGTCTGGGCATTCTAACTGGAGCGCAGCTGTTTTCCCTGAATAAAGAGGAGCTCCGCACTGTGTCACCAGAGGAAGGTGCAAGAGTTTACAGCCAAATTCTGATACAGAAGACCCTCCTGGAGGTTTGTCGACTGTTTGCTTTGGCcgtactgtgtgtttttgtgtgtgtgtttgtgtggttatGCCTGGGTCCAGGTTTTTTGAGGTGGTTGTTTGCTCAGCCTTGA
- the nme4 gene encoding nucleoside diphosphate kinase, mitochondrial yields MAMMQRCFSNRILQQFCSGTQVTLLSGCHRAAGRRSLSSVPGVRERTLIAIKPDGVQRRLVGQIIQRFEQRGFKLVGLKMLQVSDDLLSQHYGQLRTKPFYPGLLQYMTSGPVVAMVWEGYKVIESSRMMVGHTNPAEAQPGTVRGDFSIHVSRNVVHASDSVEGAQREIQLWFKGKELLNWECCDHASTFGL; encoded by the exons ATGGCCATGATGCAGCGGTGCTTTTCTAACAGAATTCTTCAACAGTTTTGCTCAGGGACTCAAGTGACTCTTTTATCCGGctgtcacagagctgctgggcGCAGGAGCTTATCAA GTGTTCCAGGTGTAAGGGAGCGGACTCTTATAGCGATAAAGCCAGATGGAGTTCAACGTCGCCTTGTTGGACAGATCATTCAGCGATTTGAGCAGAGGGGCTTCAAGCTGGTGGGCTTGAAAATGTTGCAG GTGTCCGATGATCTCCTGTCTCAGCACTATGGTCAACTAAGGACAAAGCCCTTCTATCCCGGGCTGCTGCAGTACATGACCTCAGGCCCTGTGGTTGCCATG GTGTGGGAAGGGTACAAAGTGATCGAGAGTTCACGTATGATGGTGGGACATACTAACCCAGCTGAGGCACAGCCAGGCACAGTCAGAGGAGATTTCAGCATTCATGTCAGCAG GAATGTGGTTCATGCCAGTGATTCGGTGGAGGGGGCACAGAGAGAGATCCAGCTGTGGTTTAAGGGAAAGGAGCTCTTGAACTGGGAGTGCTGTGACCACGCCAGCACCTTTGGGCTGTGA
- the xpo6 gene encoding exportin-6, with protein MASEESSLRALESLMTEFFHSCTTNERKREIEELLNNFAQQSGAWRHCLFFLSNTRNEYVMMYSLTVFENLVNKMWIGVASQDKMEIRSCLPKLLMAQHKAVPYFIRNKLCKVIVDIGRQDWPMFYHDFFTNTLQLIQSPALAPLGLVMLKTTSEELACPREDLSVARKDELRKLLLEQVPTVLGLLTGILETYWDKHSIIASTPPPSPTSGESVELLGNLFQGSQYSKLLCQPMATLDNESHQLCCLVLECLAHLFSWIPLSTSITPTLLASIFHFARFGCDLRTKAKIGSFISSNSSSSNGQLNPGTMPPTSNGGGRNGQQSEGNKVDRARLGVLAMTCVNELVSKNCVPVDFEEYLLRMFQQTFFLLQRLTRENNAHTVKSRLQELDESYLEKFTDFLRLFVSVHLRRIESSPQFPIVEFLALLFKYTFNQPNHEGYFACLDIWSVFLDFLTTKIKSRLADRESVLNRYKDALVLLLREVLNRIQFRYNQAQLEELDDETLDDDQQTEWQRYLRQSLEVVAKVMELLPSHAFSTLFPVLQENLDVYMGLQQFIVTTGTSRRLNISAENDCRRLHCSLRDLSSLLQAVGRLAEYFIGEIFAARFTDALAVVERLVEVTCYGSQTSLYDLETAVPSVLKPDLIDVHAQALAALQAYSHWLAQFYSEVHSQNQSQFINLITSAIDASSPLITAKVPEKLLLSACHLMVSITSTVRPVFLVTLPAVQNIFNLITTENQTRRLPQEAHMLVCRALSNMLLLPWPNLPENEQQWQTRSSNHASLLAALTREYRTLRGTVNITPRQPDLNNMKAVIQQTLPVLRDIVDSISGESTKSRQICYQSLQESVQVSLSLFPVFIQQPDVTDEMLAFFLTLFQALRVQMGVAFTGQIIHTFLSMFTREQLAASILQEGSAGCRVVQKFLKILQVVVQEPGQAFKPFLPNILSLCMEQVYPVVAERSSPDIKAEMFELLYQILHQNWRYFFKTSVLTSVQRGAPEDTMENEAQFTAAMQAFGQSFLQPDIHIFKQNLSYLESLNSKHKLYHRKLFRTSMLLHFINVLLQVLLHKSHDLLQEEITVAIYNMASVDFDAFYSAFMPEFLNGCQGVDSSQRTVLARNFKLERDLPSFTQSVQRLVNDLRYYRLCNSSLPTGTIKL; from the exons ATG GCATCAGAGGAGTCATCACTGCGTGCTCTGGAGAGCCTTATGACGGAGTTTTTTCACAGCTGCACGACCAATGAGCGAAAAAGAGAAATAG aggagctgctgaatAACTTTGCACAGCAGAGTGGAGCATGGCGCCACTGCTTGTTCTTCCTCTCCAATACTCGGAATGAGTATGTAATGATGTACAGTCTCACAGTATTTGAA aatcTGGTGAACAAGATGTGGATTGGTGTTGCTTCACAAGACAAAATGGAGATTCGCAGCTGTCTGCCTAAACTCTTAATGGCACAGCACAAAGCAGTGCCGTATTTCATTCGTAACAAACTCTGCAAAGTCATAGTAGACATTGGTCGCCAGGATTGGCCAATGTTCTATCATGATTTCTTTACGAACACACTTCAG TTGATCCAGTCCCCAGCTCTGGCGCCATTGGGGTTGGTGATGTTGAAAACCACATCAGAAGAACTTGCATGTCCTCGAGAAGACCTGAGTGTCGCCAGGAAAGATGAGCTTCGTAAGCTTCTGCTGGAGCAGGTACCGACAGTGCTTGGACTGTTGACAG GTATTCTGGAGACTTACTGGGACAAGCACAGCATCATAGCTTCCACCCCACCCCCCTCACCCACCTCAGGGGAAAGTG TGGAATTGTTGGGGAATTTGTTTCAGGGCAGTCAGTACTCAAAGCTGCTTTGCCAGCCCATGGCAACATTGGACAATGAGAGTCATCAGCTCTGTTGTCTCGTTTTGGAGTGTTTGGCTCACCTGTTCAGCTGGATCCCACTCTCCACAAGCATCACACCCACACTGCTGGCATCCATTTTCCATTTTGCACGTTTTGGCTGTGATCTTCGGACAAAGGCCAAGATTGGATCCTTCATCTCCTCCAACTCCTCATCTTCAAATGGGCAGCTTAATCCTGGGACAATGCCACCAACATCAAACGGAGGAGGGCGAAATGGACAGCAGAGTGAGGGCAACAAGGTGGATCGTGCCCGGCTTGGTGTACTCGCCATGACCTGTGTCAATGAGCTTGTGTCAAAGAACTGTGTGCCAGTGGATTTTGAGGAGTATCTGCTGCGCATGTTCCAGCAGACCTTCTTTCTCCTGCAGAGGCTGACACGAGAGAATAATGCTCATACAGTCAAGAGCCGCCTACAGGAACTCGATGAGAG TTACTTGGAAAAGTTCACAGATTTTCTGCGCCTGTTTGTCAGTGTCCACTTGAGGCGGATTGAGTCTAGTCCTCAGTTTCCAATTGTAGAGTTTCTTGCCCTGCTTTTCAAGTACACCTTCAACCAG CCTAACCACGAAGGCTACTTTGCCTGTTTGGATATATGGAGTGTCTTTTTGGATTTTCTAACAACCAAAATCAAGAGCAGACTTGCTGACAGAGAAAGTGTTCTAAATAG GTACAAAGATGCCCTAGTTCTTCTGTTAAGGGAAGTACTGAATCGCATACAGTTCAGATATAATCAGGCCCAGTTGGAGGAACTGGATGATGAGACTCTGGACGATGAT CAACAGACTGAGTGGCAAAGATACCTGCGTCAGAGTCTGGAGGTGGTTGCCAAGGTGATGGAACTGCTCCCATCCCATGCATTCTCCACTCTG TTTCCGGTCCTCCAAGAAAATTTGGATGTATACATGGGTTTGCAGCAATTTATCGTCACCACTGGCACAA GTCGGAGGCTTAATATCTCTGCGGAGAATGATTGCCGTCGACTTCACTGTTCTCTCAGGGACCTCAGCTCCCTACTTCAAGCTGTCGGACGCTTGGCTGAGTATTTCATCGGAGAAATCTTTGCTgcacgtttcactgatgccctGGCAGTGGTGGAGAG GTTGGTTGAAGTGACTTGCTACGGCTCTCAGACCAGCCTTTACGACCTCGAGACCGCTGTGCCTTCTGTGCTCAAGCCAGACCTCATTGATGT ACATGCGCAGGCTCTTGCTGCTTTGCAAGCCTACTCTCATTGGCTTGCACAGTTCTACAGTGAGGTCCACAGTCAAAATCAGAGCCAGTTCATCAACCTCATCACATCTGCAATAGATGCCAGCAGCCCACTCATCACAGCTAAG GTACCGGAAAAGTTGCTGCTCTCAGCATGCCATCTGATGGTTTCCATAACCTCTACAGTGCGGCCTGTGTTCTTGGTCACTTTGCCAGCTGTTCAGAACATCTTCAACCTCATTACAACAGAGAATCAGACCCGCAGACTTCCCCAGgag GCTCACATGTTGGTGTGTAGGGCTTTGTCCAACATGCTGTTGCTCCCGTGGCCAAATTTACCAGAGAATGAACAGCAATGGCAGACACGCTCCAGCAACCACGCCAGCCTACTGGCAGCACTCACTCGAGAGTATCGTACTTTAAGAGGGACAGTGAACATTACTCCCCGGCAACCCGATCTGAATAACA TGAAGGCAGTGATACAGCAGACCCTGCCTGTGCTCAGAGACATAGTGGACAGCATCTCTGGGGAATCCACTAAATCACGTCAGATCTGTTACCAGAGTCTTCAAGAATCTGTCCAAGTGTCCCTCAGCCTTTTCCCAGTGTTTATTCAGCAGCCAG ATGTGACAGATGAGATGTTGGCCTTCTTCTTGACACTGTTCCAGGCGTTACGCGTACAGATGGGTGTTGCCTTCACAGGGCAGATCATCCACACTTTTCTCAGCATGTTcaccag GGAACAGCTGGCAGCCAGTATTTTGCAGGAGGGCAGTGCAGGGTGTAGAGTGGTACAGAAGTTCCTGAAAATCCTGCAGGTGGTGGTGCAAGAGCCCGGCCAAGCGTTCAAGCCCTTCCTGCCCAACATCCTCTCTCTGTGCATGGAGCAGGTTTACCCGGTTGTGGCTGAG CGGTCTTCCCCAGACATCAAGGCAGAGATGTTCGAGTTGCTTTACCAAATTCTTCATCAAAACTGGAGGTACTTCTTTAAAACGTCAGTCTTAACAAGTGTCCAAAGAGGAGCCCCTGAAGATACCATGGAAAATGAGGCTCAGTTCACAGCTgccatgcag GCTTTCGGACAGTCTTTCCTGCAGCCTGACATCCACATCTTCAAGCAGAATCTCTCCTATTTGGAGTCACTGAACAGCAAGCACAAGTTGTATCACAGA AAGCTTTTCCGGACCTCCATGCTCCTCCACTTCATCAATGTGCTGCTGCAGGTCCTTCTCCATAAAAGCCACGACCTTCTTCAGGAGGAAATCACCGTTGCTATTTACAACATGGCCTCTGTCGACTTTGATGCCTTCTACTCGGCCTTCATGCCAGAGTTCCTCAATGGCTGCCAGGGTGTGGACTCCAGCCAACGGACTGTTCTTGCACGCAACTTCAAGCTTGAACGG GACTTGCCTTCGTTCACTCAAAGTGTGCAGAGGCTGGTGAATGACCTTCGCTACTACAGACTGTGTAATAGTAGCCTGCCCACTGGCACCATCAAGCTATAG